The Anabas testudineus chromosome 14, fAnaTes1.2, whole genome shotgun sequence genome includes a region encoding these proteins:
- the abr gene encoding active breakpoint cluster region-related protein isoform X6, which produces MTEILVSDVNLNSVCERLEQHCCVDQNQHNLSSQPQTPVLKRHTNTGAKLWGRVRSKLLRQKLDPQTVQSKNWHKDVIEMNGIKVEFSMKFTSRDLSLKRTPSKKQSGVFGVKINVVTKRERSKVPYIVRQCIEEVEKRGIDEVGIYRISGVATDIQALKTAFDTNTKDILMMLSDMDINAIAGTLKLYFRELPEPLLTDRLYPAFMEGIALSDPAAKENCMMHLLRSLPDPNLMTFLTLLEHLKRVAEKEPINKMSLHNLATVFGPTLLRPSESESTKGQHITSASDIWSHDVMAQVQVLLYYLQHPPISFAELKRNTLYFSTDV; this is translated from the exons ATGACGGAGATCTTGGTATCGGATGTAAACTTGAACTCAGTGTGTGAGCGTCTGGAGCAGCACTGCTGCGTGGACCAGAACCAGCACAACCTATCCAGCCAGCCACAAACCCCTGTGCTCAAGAGGCACACCAACACCGGGGCCAAGCTATGGGGCCGCGTCCGCAGCAAGCTGCTCAGACAAAAG CTGGATCCACAGACAGTACAGTCCAAGAACTGGCACAAGGACGTCATAGAGATGAATGGG ATCAAAGTGGAATTCTCCATGAAGTTTACAAGTCGGGACCTTAGCCTTAAGAGAACGCCGTCCAAAAAACAGAGTGGGGTGTTTGGAGTCAAAATCAACGTGGTGACAAA GCGTGAACGCTCCAAGGTGCCTTACATAGTCCGTCAGTGCAttgaggaggtggagaagaggGGGATTGATGAAGTAGGAATCTACAGGATCTCAGGGGTGGCCACTGATATCCAGGCCCTCAAAACAGCATTTGACACCA ATACCAAAGATATCCTGATGATGCTCAGTGACATGGACATTAATGCCATCGCAGGGACACTAAAGCTGTATTTCAGGGAGCTGCCGGAGCCTCTGCTCACCGACCGCCTCTACCCCGCCTTTATGGAGGGCATAG CGCTCTCAGACCCAGCAGCGAAGGAGAATTGCATGATGCACCTCCTGCGCTCCCTGCCTGACCCCAACCTCATGACCTTCCTCACTCTGCTGGAGCACCTTAAACG GGTGGCTGAGAAGGAGCCTATCAACAAGATGTCCCTCCATAACCTGGCCACAGTGTTTGGCCCCACTCTGCTCAGACCCTCAGAATCGGAGAGTACAAAGGGACAGCACATCACCTCCGCTTCTGACATCTGGTCACATGACGTCATGGCACAG GTCCAGGTACTGCTCTACTACCTGCAGCATCCTCCCATCTCCTTTGCGGAACTGAAGCGCAACACGCTCTACTTTTCCACTGACGTTTAA
- the timm22 gene encoding mitochondrial import inner membrane translocase subunit Tim22, whose amino-acid sequence MKMMNHNIQTITIQAKSQRNMAAPMDAGNAAAPDSKDLASAGSSMDNTTIQYSMILDHLIGDKRPVKELNPAVMGGLPVPAKSDEQKMIERGMESCAFKSALACVGGFVLGGAFGVFTAGIDTNVGFDPKDPLKTPTAREVLRDMGQRGMSYAKNFAIVGAMFSCTECIIESHRGVSDWKNAVYSGCVTGGAIGFRAGLKAGVLGCGGFAAFSAAIEYYLR is encoded by the exons atgaaaatgatgaatcaCAATATTCAGACTATCACTATTCAAG CAAAGTCACAGAGAAACATGGCCGCCCCCATGGATGCTGGAAATGCTGCTGCCCCGGACTCCAAAGATCTTGCTTCGGCTGGATCGAGTATGGACAACACAACGATTCAGTACAGTATGATTCTGGACCATCTTATCGGGGACAAAAGGCCGGTAAAGGAGCTGAACCCGGCCGTGATGGGAGGACTGCCGGTGCCTGCTAAAAGCGACGAGCAGAAGATGATCGAGAGGGGCATGGAGAGCTGCGCCTTCAAGTCTGCTTTGGCTTGTGTGGGAG GGTTTGTCCTCGGAGGAGCGTTTGGTGTTTTCACAGCCGGCATTGACACCAATGTTGGCTTCGACCCCAAAGACCCACTGAAAACCCCAACAGCACGAGAAGTCCTGAGAGACATGGGACAGAGGGGAATGTCCTACGCCAAGAACTTTGCCATTGTGGGCGCCATGTTCTCCTGTACAGAGTGCATCATTGAATCG CACAGAGGCGTATCTGACTGGAAGAATGCGGTGTACAGCGGCTGTGTAACTGGAGGCGCCATTGGATTCCGTG CTGGCCTGAAGGCTGGGGTCTTGGGATGTGGAGGCTTTGCTGCATTCTCTGCTGCCATTGAGTATTATTTGAGGTGA